A genomic region of Nostoc sp. UHCC 0702 contains the following coding sequences:
- the pstC gene encoding phosphate ABC transporter permease subunit PstC, with product MATNAQNLQSAIKNRSEVEKSLDRSFIWLTRIFALAVAATLLWIALQVTRDAWPAIQEFGLGFLASSTWNPVNNNYGVLPQVYGTLVSSFIGLLIAVPIGVGTAVLLSENFLPAKVKLVLVFLVELLAAIPSVVYGVWGIFVLVPILSNLGKWLNTYFGWLPIFSTPPQGPGMLPAGVILAIMTLPIITAISRDALISVPSSLRQASVGLGATRWETIFQVLIPAAFSGIVSAVMLGLGRAMGETMAVTMLIGNSNNISLSILAPANTISSLLANQFSEASGLQVAALMYAALVLFVLTLVVNIMAELIVLRVKRL from the coding sequence ATGGCTACAAATGCTCAGAATTTGCAATCAGCGATTAAAAATCGCTCAGAAGTAGAAAAGTCGCTAGATCGAAGCTTTATTTGGCTGACTCGGATTTTTGCACTGGCAGTGGCTGCCACTTTATTATGGATAGCTTTACAGGTGACTCGTGATGCCTGGCCTGCCATCCAAGAATTTGGTTTGGGCTTTTTAGCTAGTAGTACTTGGAATCCGGTTAATAACAACTACGGAGTTCTGCCTCAAGTTTATGGAACTTTAGTCAGTTCTTTTATTGGTTTGCTGATAGCTGTACCCATCGGTGTCGGCACTGCTGTTTTATTGAGCGAGAATTTTCTCCCTGCCAAGGTGAAGCTTGTATTAGTATTTTTAGTAGAACTTCTCGCGGCTATTCCCAGCGTTGTCTACGGCGTATGGGGGATTTTTGTTTTAGTGCCAATATTATCCAATTTGGGGAAATGGCTCAATACTTATTTTGGCTGGCTACCAATTTTTAGCACACCTCCCCAAGGACCAGGAATGTTGCCGGCGGGAGTCATTTTGGCAATTATGACTTTGCCAATTATCACAGCCATATCTCGTGATGCCTTGATTTCCGTACCCTCAAGTTTACGCCAAGCATCTGTGGGATTAGGAGCAACTCGTTGGGAAACAATTTTTCAGGTTCTGATTCCTGCCGCTTTCTCTGGTATTGTGAGTGCTGTAATGCTTGGTCTTGGTCGGGCAATGGGAGAAACAATGGCTGTAACAATGTTGATTGGCAACTCCAACAATATTAGTTTATCAATTTTAGCACCAGCCAATACGATTTCTTCTCTATTAGCAAATCAATTCTCAGAAGCTAGCGGCTTACAAGTTGCGGCTTTAATGTATGCTGCTTTAGTTTTATTTGTGTTAACGCTTGTAGTCAATATCATGGCAGAGTTGATCGTTCTCCGAGTCAAGCGACTGTAG
- the pstA gene encoding phosphate ABC transporter permease PstA, whose protein sequence is MTSHFPESSLNRAPMSPRTLFNTVMTVVAFICGLLALLPLVAVLSYVVIQGFSSLSLDVFTQLPPAPLRKGGGFGNAILGTLLMVGIAGLISIPFGVIAAIYLTEFSSAKIARVVRFATNVLSGVPSIIAGVFAYGIVVLTLVKLNLGSYSALGGGFALAILMLPIIVKTTDEALQLVSQDLRQASVGLGATNFQTVTQVVLPAALPAIVTGSTLAIARAAGETAPLLFTALFSSYWPCPDGLLSCRPDVLFKPTASLAVLVYNFAISPFANWKSLAWAASLILVLMVLITSIIARWATRQKIS, encoded by the coding sequence ATGACTTCTCATTTTCCCGAAAGTAGTCTGAATCGCGCTCCCATGTCTCCAAGAACGCTGTTTAATACAGTTATGACTGTGGTAGCGTTCATCTGTGGATTATTGGCACTTTTGCCTTTGGTGGCAGTACTTTCTTACGTTGTGATTCAAGGCTTTAGCAGTTTAAGCTTAGATGTGTTTACCCAATTGCCACCCGCACCCCTGAGAAAAGGAGGGGGTTTTGGTAATGCTATCTTAGGAACATTGCTAATGGTGGGAATTGCTGGACTGATTAGTATTCCATTTGGTGTAATAGCAGCAATTTATTTAACAGAATTTAGCTCTGCTAAGATAGCAAGAGTAGTACGTTTTGCTACAAATGTCCTGAGCGGAGTCCCCTCTATTATTGCTGGGGTATTTGCCTATGGAATTGTAGTTTTAACTTTAGTTAAACTAAATTTAGGCTCTTACTCAGCGCTGGGTGGAGGGTTTGCGTTAGCAATTTTAATGTTGCCCATTATAGTCAAAACTACTGATGAAGCATTACAATTGGTATCGCAAGATTTGCGACAAGCATCTGTAGGGTTAGGAGCAACAAACTTTCAAACGGTGACACAGGTGGTATTGCCAGCGGCTTTACCAGCTATTGTAACTGGGTCAACATTAGCGATCGCACGAGCAGCCGGAGAAACTGCTCCTTTACTATTTACGGCTCTTTTCTCCTCATACTGGCCTTGTCCGGATGGCTTATTGTCCTGTAGACCCGATGTGTTATTTAAACCCACAGCATCCCTTGCTGTCTTGGTTTATAACTTTGCGATTTCTCCATTTGCTAACTGGAAGTCACTGGCTTGGGCAGCATCTTTGATTTTGGTGTTGATGGTTCTCATCACTAGTATCATTGCTCGCTGGGCAACTCGCCAGAAAATTTCTTGA
- the pstB gene encoding phosphate ABC transporter ATP-binding protein — protein sequence MATNTSTANSTETVLRTENLNIYYGNFLAVRDVWLDIPKHKATAFIGPSGCGKSTLLRCYNRLNDLIESFRAEGKVFYYEKNLYATDIDPVEVRRRIGMVFQRPNPFPKSIFENIAFGARINGYKGNMDELVERSLRQAALWDEVKDKLRQSGLSLSGGQQQRLCIARAIAVQPEIILMDEPCSALDPISTLRVEELIHELKEQYTIVIVTHNMQQAARVSDMTAFFNVQTTEKGNRSGYLVEYDSTEVIFNNPKQQDTRDYVSGRFG from the coding sequence ATGGCTACCAACACTAGCACCGCGAATAGCACAGAAACTGTTTTACGTACAGAAAATCTCAATATCTATTACGGCAACTTCTTGGCTGTGCGGGATGTTTGGCTAGATATCCCTAAACATAAAGCCACAGCCTTTATTGGCCCTTCTGGTTGTGGTAAAAGTACGTTACTGCGATGCTACAATCGTCTGAATGACTTAATTGAGTCATTTCGGGCAGAAGGTAAAGTTTTTTATTACGAGAAAAATTTGTATGCAACTGATATCGACCCCGTAGAAGTGCGTCGCCGCATTGGGATGGTGTTTCAAAGACCTAATCCTTTTCCTAAATCAATCTTTGAAAATATTGCTTTTGGTGCGAGAATCAACGGCTACAAAGGTAACATGGATGAACTCGTAGAGCGGAGTTTGCGCCAAGCAGCTTTGTGGGATGAAGTCAAAGATAAACTGCGGCAAAGTGGGTTGTCTTTGTCTGGTGGACAACAGCAGAGATTGTGTATTGCACGGGCGATCGCAGTACAGCCTGAAATTATCTTGATGGATGAACCTTGCTCTGCTTTAGACCCCATCTCTACCCTGCGAGTTGAAGAACTGATTCACGAACTTAAAGAACAGTATACTATAGTCATCGTCACCCATAACATGCAACAAGCTGCACGGGTTTCTGACATGACTGCCTTTTTCAATGTGCAGACAACAGAAAAGGGAAATCGTAGCGGCTATCTAGTAGAATACGACTCAACAGAAGTAATTTTTAACAATCCGAAACAACAAGACACAAGAGATTACGTTAGCGGTAGATTTGGTTAA
- a CDS encoding VacB/RNase II family 3'-5' exoribonuclease, with product MEFSIATLLANFTDDKLVARKVLEKKLGCEDELSLQKLHIALEILEKIGILVKERGKYRRVTEEGMIEAKLRCSSKGFCFAIQDVEGAEDIYIRESHLSNAWNGDRVLVRVLKEGSRRRSPEGEVKLILERSNHTLLARIKQVENGFRAVPLDDRLLFELKLQTNGMKLEQALDHLAHVEVLRYPLAQYPPLGRVVQILGSDAEAAADIDLVTCKHDLARNFPDSIQDAAAKLPKKLLKADLKNKLDLRKLFTFTITGVNGDTKAIENALSLEKTVTGNWILGFHVADVSHYVQPDEPLDREALKRGRSVYLGELLLPMLPDTVAERCALVVGSDRLAISFLITIDPESGDVLDWEIQPSVINVKTSVSKEQAEAILDGQSEDESEQVVQLLQELGKLYKAVKQMRLDRGSLQLNLPSSQNPYYDEGILGAVVVNDLPVRSLLTELVLLVNELMATHLNALGVPAIWRVQGTPDPEDVQEMLKLAINLGVELSLESEVDIQPLDYQHLTRAFAESPSEQVLTYLLQDTLKPSAYSTTKGPHFGLALQQYTHCTAPLRRYSDLLMQRVYYQLLEHGRDRRNTRVKERVNLRHSSSHIEINWNVLPPELQQELQSDLTRVIIQINDREKEVQEAEADLAGLQKAQLMKQRIGQVFQGVITGVQSYGFFVEIEVPAAETKQASNPGIPLRVEGLVHVSSLKDDWYEYRARQQALFGRKNRASYRLGDRVAVQVKSVDYYRQQIDLVTVGSDGVAKGLGIGGINDDVSDIYLPNDIEPDDLEPYGDDE from the coding sequence ATGGAATTTTCAATCGCTACACTCCTTGCCAATTTCACAGACGATAAATTGGTAGCTCGCAAAGTTTTGGAAAAAAAACTCGGTTGCGAGGACGAACTTAGTTTACAAAAACTTCACATTGCCTTAGAAATACTAGAAAAAATTGGCATCTTGGTGAAAGAACGCGGCAAATATCGGCGCGTTACAGAAGAGGGAATGATCGAAGCAAAATTGCGTTGTTCTAGTAAAGGCTTTTGCTTTGCCATTCAAGATGTGGAAGGTGCTGAGGATATTTATATCCGTGAAAGTCATCTGAGTAATGCTTGGAATGGCGATCGCGTTTTGGTAAGAGTTCTCAAAGAAGGTAGTCGTCGCCGTTCTCCAGAAGGAGAAGTCAAGCTAATTTTAGAACGTTCCAATCACACTTTACTGGCACGAATTAAACAGGTAGAAAACGGTTTTCGCGCAGTACCTTTAGATGATCGATTGCTGTTTGAACTCAAACTGCAAACAAACGGCATGAAATTAGAACAAGCACTAGACCACCTGGCCCATGTAGAAGTTCTGCGTTACCCCTTAGCACAGTATCCTCCATTGGGTCGAGTCGTGCAGATTCTTGGTAGCGATGCGGAAGCTGCTGCTGATATCGATTTAGTCACATGCAAACACGATTTAGCCCGTAATTTCCCCGATTCAATACAAGATGCAGCGGCAAAATTGCCCAAAAAACTGCTGAAAGCAGACCTGAAAAATAAACTCGATTTACGCAAATTATTTACCTTCACCATTACTGGGGTAAACGGTGATACCAAGGCAATTGAAAATGCTTTGAGCTTGGAAAAAACTGTGACCGGCAATTGGATTTTAGGCTTTCACGTTGCCGATGTTTCTCACTACGTGCAACCGGATGAACCACTAGATAGAGAAGCACTCAAGCGGGGTAGGTCAGTATATCTAGGAGAATTATTACTGCCGATGTTGCCCGACACCGTAGCAGAACGGTGTGCCTTAGTGGTGGGAAGCGATCGCCTAGCCATCTCTTTTTTAATTACAATCGATCCAGAATCAGGAGATGTATTAGATTGGGAAATCCAACCCAGCGTTATCAATGTCAAAACCTCAGTGAGCAAGGAACAAGCAGAAGCAATTCTGGACGGTCAATCTGAAGATGAATCTGAACAAGTAGTGCAATTGCTGCAAGAGTTAGGAAAATTGTACAAAGCAGTCAAACAAATGCGGTTAGATCGTGGTAGCTTGCAATTGAATCTGCCCTCTAGCCAAAACCCCTACTATGATGAAGGAATTTTAGGGGCTGTAGTAGTCAATGACTTGCCTGTACGCTCTCTATTAACAGAGTTGGTGCTATTAGTTAATGAACTGATGGCAACTCATTTAAATGCTCTGGGTGTTCCTGCTATTTGGCGAGTCCAAGGCACACCCGATCCTGAAGATGTGCAAGAAATGCTGAAATTGGCAATCAATCTAGGGGTAGAACTGTCACTAGAATCAGAAGTAGATATCCAACCACTAGATTATCAGCACTTAACCAGAGCTTTTGCGGAATCGCCATCAGAGCAAGTTTTGACGTATTTATTGCAGGATACACTCAAGCCATCTGCCTACAGCACAACTAAAGGGCCTCACTTTGGTTTAGCACTACAGCAATATACTCACTGTACTGCTCCCTTGCGGCGTTATTCAGATTTGCTGATGCAAAGAGTGTACTATCAGTTACTAGAACACGGACGCGATCGCCGCAACACCCGTGTCAAAGAACGAGTTAACCTACGCCACTCCTCTAGCCACATCGAAATTAACTGGAATGTCTTACCCCCAGAATTGCAACAAGAACTGCAAAGCGATTTAACAAGGGTAATTATCCAAATTAACGACCGAGAAAAAGAAGTCCAAGAAGCCGAAGCCGATTTAGCAGGCTTGCAAAAAGCCCAACTCATGAAACAGCGTATCGGTCAGGTGTTTCAAGGCGTAATTACTGGTGTACAATCCTATGGCTTCTTTGTAGAAATTGAAGTACCAGCAGCCGAGACCAAGCAAGCAAGCAATCCAGGTATACCCCTACGAGTAGAAGGATTGGTACATGTCAGTTCCCTCAAAGATGACTGGTATGAATATCGCGCCAGACAACAGGCACTATTTGGGCGCAAAAATCGCGCTTCTTATAGATTAGGCGATCGCGTCGCTGTACAAGTCAAAAGCGTAGATTACTATCGCCAGCAAATTGATTTAGTTACAGTCGGCAGTGATGGAGTAGCTAAAGGCTTGGGCATTGGCGGTATCAACGATGATGTCTCAGACATCTACTTACCAAACGATATTGAGCCTGACGATTTAGAACCTTATGGTGATGATGAATAG
- a CDS encoding UbiX family flavin prenyltransferase, protein MSHHTKPLILGVSGASGLIYAVRALKYLLTANYEIELVASKSTYMVWQAEQDIRMPAEPTAQEQFWREQAGVTLAGKLRCHPWSDVGANIASGSFRTLGMIIMPCSMSTVAKLAVGLSSDLLERAADVQLKEGRKLVIVPRETPFSLIHLRNLMTLAETGVRVVPAIPAWYHNPQTIEDLVDFVVARALDQLDIDCIPIQRWQGHR, encoded by the coding sequence GTGTCACATCACACTAAGCCTCTTATATTAGGCGTATCAGGTGCATCTGGTTTAATTTACGCTGTTCGCGCTTTGAAATATTTGCTCACAGCGAACTATGAAATTGAATTAGTTGCCTCTAAATCAACATACATGGTTTGGCAAGCGGAACAGGATATCCGAATGCCAGCAGAACCAACAGCGCAAGAACAATTCTGGCGAGAACAAGCTGGAGTCACTCTTGCAGGTAAATTACGTTGCCATCCTTGGAGTGATGTCGGAGCCAATATCGCTAGTGGTTCCTTTCGTACCTTGGGGATGATTATCATGCCATGCAGTATGAGTACAGTGGCTAAGCTAGCAGTCGGCTTGAGTTCCGACTTACTGGAAAGGGCTGCGGATGTGCAACTCAAGGAAGGGCGGAAGTTGGTTATCGTACCTCGTGAAACGCCTTTTAGCCTGATTCACCTGCGGAACTTAATGACTTTGGCGGAAACTGGAGTCAGAGTTGTTCCTGCCATTCCGGCTTGGTATCATAATCCTCAAACCATTGAAGATTTAGTTGATTTTGTCGTTGCTCGTGCTTTAGATCAACTAGATATTGACTGCATCCCAATTCAACGGTGGCAAGGTCATCGTTAG
- a CDS encoding LapA family protein — translation MAVIRLILLVAVLGGLTLLLVQNWSPVLSLVFLGMRTQPLPLAMWILFSTTAGALTSVLISTLFKLSSYFVKPQRQTRFRSTAASPRTKATRPEEPTPRPASPPPPASKTEYASDEEFDDWETNRSNDDWNFDENSTDTPTSSPKTQPSRDSQTYERQQEPKSSSQSGSVYSYSYREPKNTAVGKAESVYDADYRVIIPPYQPPPTNQADNANDDDWGFFDDDDFEDGDKRSRK, via the coding sequence ATGGCTGTAATTCGCTTAATTCTGTTGGTGGCTGTTCTGGGAGGACTAACATTGTTGTTAGTTCAAAATTGGTCGCCTGTCTTATCGTTAGTATTTTTGGGGATGCGGACTCAACCATTACCACTGGCAATGTGGATTTTATTTAGTACTACCGCTGGAGCTTTAACTTCTGTATTAATTAGTACTTTATTTAAGTTATCAAGTTATTTTGTTAAACCACAACGCCAAACCCGATTCAGGTCAACAGCAGCTTCACCTCGTACAAAAGCTACCCGCCCAGAAGAACCTACACCCCGCCCTGCGAGTCCTCCACCGCCAGCTAGTAAGACAGAGTACGCTAGCGATGAAGAATTTGATGATTGGGAGACAAACCGCAGCAACGATGATTGGAATTTTGACGAAAATTCTACAGATACGCCTACATCCAGTCCTAAAACTCAGCCGTCTCGAGACTCTCAAACTTACGAACGTCAACAAGAACCTAAAAGCAGTTCTCAGTCTGGTTCAGTCTACTCCTACAGCTACCGTGAGCCAAAAAATACTGCGGTGGGGAAAGCCGAATCTGTGTATGATGCTGATTACCGGGTAATCATCCCACCTTATCAACCACCGCCTACCAATCAAGCCGATAATGCCAATGATGATGACTGGGGATTTTTTGATGACGACGATTTTGAAGATGGAGACAAGCGATCGCGTAAATAA
- a CDS encoding NACHT domain-containing protein yields MAANDSNQLEEEFVEAKNNWELEKLYVDLASTKGKALTTVEKKFLRGLLCGYSPAEIAAIVYQSRNSSTVRVYLSNGLYKYLEEMLSNQTGHSVKVKNWSRVIHLLEKAGYKKVRFQLEPAISLRKSDKEQEADVEKIKSNQIQDWGEAIDVSVFYGRTAELEKTQQWIIQEGCRLVALLGIAGIGKTAFSVKLAQEIQDQFEYVIWRSLRLTPSLEVILDQLLETLSPQPQTKSLQTVESKISQLIDCLRFSRCLIILDNFDSILVNSDGYTQTDNYSIRNHAAVNLLTQIQYRQGYEIYGELIRRVGELQHQSCLVLTSREKTQEIATLEGEKLPVRSLKLTGLSQEDSLLILQTKGFADVSANASEILFNWYAGNPLFLKLVSSTIQELFGTNIDEFIQQGTAIFGDIRGILDQQFYRLSQLEKYVMYWLVIYQNSVSVQQLQKNSIPGLTKRLSQRLILEAIELLQRRSLIERQASTFSLSPVLMEYIIERLIEENFKFSEEPEGYVLLNPTIFAASLQNYMK; encoded by the coding sequence ATGGCAGCAAATGATTCCAATCAACTAGAAGAAGAATTTGTAGAGGCTAAAAATAATTGGGAGTTAGAAAAATTATACGTAGATTTGGCTTCAACAAAGGGAAAAGCTTTGACAACTGTGGAAAAGAAATTTCTCAGAGGTTTGCTTTGTGGCTATAGTCCTGCGGAAATTGCGGCTATAGTTTATCAAAGTCGTAATAGCAGTACTGTCAGGGTTTATTTATCCAATGGATTATATAAATACCTAGAAGAAATGCTGAGTAATCAAACAGGACACTCAGTCAAGGTAAAAAATTGGAGTCGCGTAATTCATTTACTAGAAAAAGCAGGGTATAAAAAAGTTAGGTTTCAATTAGAACCAGCAATTAGTCTGAGAAAATCAGACAAAGAACAAGAGGCTGATGTAGAAAAAATTAAATCAAACCAAATTCAAGATTGGGGCGAAGCCATAGATGTTAGTGTGTTCTACGGACGGACGGCAGAACTAGAGAAAACTCAACAATGGATTATACAAGAGGGCTGTCGGTTAGTGGCACTCTTGGGTATAGCGGGAATTGGTAAAACAGCTTTTTCTGTCAAACTGGCACAAGAAATTCAAGATCAGTTTGAATATGTTATCTGGCGATCGCTACGGCTTACCCCTTCCCTAGAGGTGATCTTAGATCAACTTCTTGAGACTTTATCTCCACAACCACAGACAAAAAGTCTGCAAACAGTAGAAAGCAAAATTTCACAATTGATAGATTGCTTGCGTTTTTCCAGGTGTCTGATTATCTTAGATAATTTTGACTCGATTTTAGTCAATAGCGATGGGTATACTCAAACTGATAATTACAGCATCAGAAATCATGCTGCGGTTAACCTTTTGACTCAAATTCAATATCGTCAAGGATATGAGATTTATGGAGAATTGATTAGACGGGTGGGAGAATTGCAACATCAAAGTTGTTTAGTATTAACCAGTCGAGAAAAAACTCAAGAAATTGCAACTTTAGAAGGAGAAAAACTGCCTGTTCGCTCTTTAAAATTAACTGGTTTAAGCCAAGAAGACAGTCTATTAATTCTCCAAACAAAAGGCTTTGCTGATGTATCAGCTAATGCCAGTGAAATACTATTTAATTGGTATGCAGGCAATCCTTTATTTTTAAAATTAGTTTCTAGCACTATTCAAGAATTATTTGGTACTAATATTGACGAGTTTATCCAACAGGGTACTGCAATTTTTGGGGATATTCGAGGGATTTTAGACCAGCAGTTCTATCGTTTATCTCAGCTAGAAAAGTATGTAATGTACTGGCTAGTTATCTATCAAAATTCTGTCTCAGTGCAGCAGTTACAAAAAAATTCCATACCAGGGTTGACAAAACGACTCTCGCAAAGATTAATTTTAGAGGCTATAGAATTATTGCAAAGGCGATCGCTAATTGAAAGACAAGCATCGACCTTTTCTTTGAGTCCAGTATTGATGGAATATATAATTGAACGTTTAATAGAAGAAAATTTTAAATTCAGTGAAGAACCAGAAGGCTATGTATTATTGAATCCGACAATTTTTGCAGCCAGCCTGCAAAACTACATGAAATAA
- a CDS encoding shikimate kinase encodes MSSLLRGVNLYLIGMMGVGKSTVGDLLAKRLGYAFLDTDDLIVKLAGKSINQLFVEEGEAAFRQLESDVLAQVCARKDLTIATGGGIVMRRENWSYLHHGLVVWLDAPLDLLYNRLAEDTTRPLLKDPDPKGKLRSLLEQRQPLYAQADLHITLREGDTPEEIANRVMEAIPSVLKQPDSHHEGDRNN; translated from the coding sequence GTGAGCAGCTTATTGCGAGGAGTTAACCTGTACTTAATTGGAATGATGGGCGTTGGTAAGTCTACGGTAGGAGATTTACTCGCAAAGCGTTTGGGTTATGCGTTTTTAGATACAGATGATCTAATTGTCAAGCTAGCAGGAAAATCTATCAATCAGCTATTTGTCGAGGAAGGTGAAGCGGCGTTTCGCCAGTTGGAAAGCGATGTATTGGCGCAAGTTTGTGCGCGTAAAGACTTGACCATAGCCACTGGTGGGGGTATTGTGATGCGGCGAGAAAATTGGAGTTACCTGCACCACGGTTTGGTAGTGTGGCTAGATGCGCCATTGGATTTACTTTACAACCGCTTAGCAGAGGATACCACAAGACCACTGCTAAAAGATCCTGACCCTAAGGGCAAACTGCGATCGCTCCTCGAACAACGTCAACCACTCTACGCCCAAGCCGATTTACACATCACCCTGCGCGAGGGAGATACACCCGAAGAAATCGCCAATCGAGTCATGGAAGCAATTCCCAGCGTTTTGAAACAACCTGATTCTCACCACGAGGGCGATCGCAATAATTAA
- a CDS encoding MlaE family lipid ABC transporter permease subunit, which yields MQSKGNLVQLWIVRCFAALLLFGQVWLHLLKGKTYYHKILEHMVTTGPASLSPVLLVNGFAGMIFTIQTGRELVQFNAVNTVGGAFALAFCRELAPILTASIIAGQVGSGFAAEIGAMQVTEQIDALYMLRTDPIDYLVIPRVIACCLMMPIMMIFALLIGIIGGAFAAAHFFQVVPETFLESVRNFLEPSDLSIILLKGVIFGALVAVNGCSWGLTTKGGAKEVGESATKAVVTTWVSIFIMDFFLSLVLFDQPIL from the coding sequence TTGCAATCAAAAGGAAATTTAGTGCAATTATGGATAGTACGCTGCTTTGCTGCACTACTACTCTTCGGTCAAGTCTGGCTGCATTTACTTAAAGGAAAAACTTACTACCACAAGATTCTAGAACATATGGTAACTACCGGGCCCGCTTCCCTATCTCCAGTTTTGCTGGTGAATGGTTTTGCAGGGATGATTTTTACCATTCAGACGGGTAGAGAATTAGTGCAATTCAATGCTGTCAATACTGTGGGAGGTGCTTTTGCTCTAGCGTTTTGCAGAGAGTTAGCTCCTATTTTGACTGCTAGTATTATTGCAGGACAAGTAGGTTCTGGTTTTGCGGCAGAAATAGGAGCAATGCAAGTCACAGAGCAAATTGATGCACTTTATATGCTCAGAACTGATCCAATTGATTATTTAGTAATTCCTAGAGTAATTGCTTGCTGTTTGATGATGCCAATTATGATGATTTTTGCTTTACTTATAGGCATTATTGGCGGAGCTTTTGCAGCGGCACACTTTTTTCAGGTTGTTCCAGAGACATTTTTAGAATCAGTTAGAAATTTTTTAGAACCATCAGATTTATCTATTATTTTGTTGAAAGGAGTGATTTTCGGCGCTTTAGTTGCTGTCAACGGTTGTAGTTGGGGACTAACTACTAAGGGGGGAGCAAAAGAAGTTGGCGAATCAGCAACAAAGGCAGTTGTCACTACTTGGGTATCAATTTTCATTATGGATTTTTTCCTTTCTTTAGTATTGTTTGATCAGCCTATTTTATAA
- a CDS encoding Uma2 family endonuclease, which yields MTRLLIQTESTPLTVNFPSLVQMTNEQFYEFCQANRDLRIERTATGEVIIMPPAFSDTGNRNFNIAAQLGHWTEKDGTGIGFDSSTGFTLPNGATRSPDASWIKLERWNALIEAEKASFAPICPNFVIELRSSSDRLKELQEKMPEYIDNGTSLGWLIDRKNRKVYIYRPHQQIEILDNPETVSGNPELPGFVLKMNKIW from the coding sequence ATGACGAGACTGCTAATTCAAACTGAAAGCACACCCTTAACAGTCAATTTTCCCTCGCTTGTGCAGATGACAAATGAGCAGTTCTACGAATTTTGCCAAGCTAATCGAGATCTGCGAATTGAACGCACAGCCACTGGGGAAGTCATCATCATGCCACCAGCTTTTTCTGATACAGGCAATCGTAACTTTAATATTGCTGCACAGCTAGGCCACTGGACAGAAAAAGATGGTACTGGGATTGGCTTTGACTCTAGTACGGGTTTTACATTGCCTAACGGCGCTACTCGTTCCCCCGATGCATCTTGGATTAAATTGGAGCGCTGGAATGCTTTGATAGAGGCAGAAAAAGCTTCTTTTGCACCAATTTGTCCTAACTTTGTAATTGAGCTACGCTCTTCTAGTGATCGCCTCAAAGAATTACAAGAAAAAATGCCGGAGTACATTGACAACGGTACATCACTAGGATGGTTGATTGATCGCAAAAATCGAAAGGTTTATATTTACCGTCCTCATCAACAAATTGAGATTTTGGATAATCCTGAAACAGTTAGTGGGAATCCAGAATTGCCAGGATTTGTTTTAAAGATGAACAAAATTTGGTAA